DNA from Kitasatospora sp. HUAS MG31:
GGCGGTGCGGTACGCCGCGTGCGGAGCAAGAATCCGCGCCGAGTACCCGGCGCAGGAGGCCGAGTTCGCGTTCCGAGGCCGAGGTGGCGAGCACCACCGGCCGTCGCCCTCACGGCAATCAGGGATCCGGCCGGTCTTTGGTGGAGGCCATCAGGGCCAGGAGGTCGGCGACGCTGAGGTGGCCGTCGGCGGGATGCCGCAGGCGGTGATCCGGATTGATCCGGTAGGAGTTGCGGCGGCCGGTGCGGGTGTGGGCGAGGTAGTCGGAATTCTCCAGGTCGGTGACGATCGCCTGGACCGCGCGTTCGGTGAGCTCGCAGTGGGCGGCGATGTCCCGTAGCCGGATGCCGGGGTCGCGGGCGATGGCGGCCAGGACTCGGGCGTGATTGGTCAGGAACGTCCAGTTCATTCTCGGCTGCGACGTGTGCCCGTCCATGTCCTCGTACGTTCCACCGCTCCTATGTCACAAAACGTGCATTCCGACTCGTGTTTTGCTTGACGTGTATGAGCGGTCCGCGCAATCTGAGACGTGGGAGTCCTTCACGCCAGCGAAGGAGCCGGCCATGTCCCGATGGCAGCCCTCACGGTCCCAGCGGCAACCCGCCGAACGGCAGCCGCGGAAGGCACCCACGCGACCTCGGCGGCCCGCGGCCGTGAACTACCGCATGCACGTCCGAGTCGCCGGGACCGCGCAGCGGCCAGTGGCAGCCGTGCTTGGCGAGATCGACCAGGACTGCGCCCTCCACCTCCACCGCGCCCTCGCCACCGCGCTCACCGCCAGTCACGTTCTGACCGTCGACATGACCGCCGTGACGTTCACCGACAGCACCGGCCTGAACGTTCTGCTACAGCTGGCGAGCAAGCAGACCGGACGGGCAGAACCCTCCTGCCGCGTCCCGGGCGTGCCCTGGCGAGGCTGCTGGAGATCACCGAGACCACAAGCCTGTTCGCCATCGAGTCCGTGCAGCCGGGAGACCCGGAAGGAGACCCCGTATGACTGGCACCGAGCGGGCCCTGCTGGTCGGCGTCCTCGGCCCCGCCGACCGGCCCGAGCGTCTGCTGATCAAGCTCGCCGACGGGCGCCAAGAAGTCACCGCACGCCTGGAGGAAGCCGCCGCCCGCGTGGTGGCCGCCGCCACCCGCTTCCATCCCGTGCTCCCCCACACCCCGGCGTCCCTGACGCACTGGGTCGAGGGCGGACTGCCCATCCGCGTCACCCGCACCCACACCTCCGCCGACAACACCGGCCCCCTCTCCTTCGCCGGCCTCGACACCGCCCCCCGACAACCCAACTGGCCCCAGCGAGGCCCGGGGTGGACCGGAGGGGCCACGGCGCGTTCGTCGGCGACCTGGAGCGGACCAAGGCTCTCTCCGAGACCGCCCTGACCGCGAAGCGTTGCACGTTCGCCGGGGCGGTCAAGATCCCCGGGTATGGGAATGGTTCTCGGGGGCAGACGGGGTTCAGGAGTGCCGGAAAGATCCCCGCGCCAGGGAGGGCGGATGGCCGACCTCGGAACAACCCTGCGAGACCGCGCGAGCTGATCCAACAGGAGGTGACTTCCCCGCGTCTTACTCCCGTGCCTAAGCCGACGCTCGCCAGCGTGAAGACCAGATCGAAGACATCGAGGAAAGGGCCCGTCCGATGACGAACACACCCAACGCCAGCGGTTCCTCCCGCGAGGGGAAGGGAGTGCGCGAGACGATCGAGCACGCCCGGGAACACCTCGGGCAGACCATGGAGGAGGTCGCGGCCAAGGCCGACCTCAAGGGCCAGGTCCAGGCGAAGACGGCCCACATCAAGGAGCACCTGCACGATACGGCGGCGGATGCGGCCGCTCAGGCGCGCGAGAAAGCCGCGCACGTGGCCCATACGGGCCAGGCCGCGGCGTCCCAGACCAAGGATCACCTGACGCAGACGACGGCGGCCCTCGCCCAGAAGGTGCAGGACAGGACTCCGGAGCCGGTCCGCGACGCTGCGGTACGGACCGGGCGGGTTGCCCGCAAGCCGTTGCCCTGGGCCGTGGCGGCAGCGGCCGTGTGTGTCCTCGCGCTGGTGGTGTACCAGCGTCGGACGGGGAGACAGCGATGATCAAGGTGCTGTGCAAGCCGCTGGGCCTGCCGGCCGGAGCCCGCGGCGGCGTCCTGGCCGGCGCGCCGTTCAGCTGTGGAAGGCTGGGGCCTGCTTGATGGTGCGCACTGGGGGCGCAAGGTGCCCGGCTCGCGGCCATCAGGGCTTGGAGTCACCCGGTTCCGGTAGCGGGCTGATTCCGCCGCAGCGGGAGGAAGTGGCGGCCTGGCCCTGCCGGTTCTAGCGGTCGTCTTCGCTGTACTCCTCCTCAAGGTCCTCCTCTTCCTCCTCGTCAGGCTCTTCGTCCTGCTCGTATTCGCCCTTCTCGTCTTCGTCGTACTCGTCCTCGGGCTCCTCTTCGTCGTACTCGTCCTCGGGCTCCTCTTCGTCGTAGTCCTCTTCGTCGTCCTCGTCGTACTCGCCCCGGGGCTCGGCCTCCTCGTCGTACTGGTCCCCGCCGTTCTCTCCTTCGTCATACTCGTCGTCAGTCTGGTCGTTCTGGGCGGCTTCCTCTTCTTCCATGGCCTCCTCGTGGGTGCGGACGACCTCGCCGTCGCGGATCTCCCCGCGCCAGCCCTCCGCCTCATCGTTGGTAAGGGAGACATGCCGCTGGAAGTTCTTGAAGTCCAGGCGTAGGCGGCGGCCCTGGGCTCGCCAGATGTTGCCGGTCTTCTCGAAGAATCCGGCGGGGTAGTACTCGACGACGAGGACGATGCGGGTCAGGTTGGGGGTCAGCTCGTGGAAGCTGACGGCCCCGCGGGTGCTGCCCTTGGCGCCCGTGGAGGTCCACACGATGCGCTCATCCGGTACCTGTTCCTGGACGGTCGCCTTGAAGCTGCGCTTTGAGGGCCCGACCTTGACCTTCCAGTCGGTGGTCACCTCGTCGCCCTGCGAGACGTCTTGCACACCCTTGGCGAAGCCGCTGAAGTCCTGGTATTGGGTCCAGTGGTCGTACGCGGTCCGCACGGGCACGCCGATGTCCAGGGTCTCGACGATGTTCATCACCTTCTTGCCGCCCTTGCGGCCGGGCTTTCCGCCCCCGAAGGCTCCCTTGACCTTGTCGACGACGTTGTCCTTGATGCCCTTGGCCTTCTCGCCGAGGAACGCCTTGAGAGGCGAGTCGCCCTGCAGGACGCGAGCGCCCACCTTGGGCAGCACGCCGCCGCTCTCGACGACATCCCCGAGCCGGCTCGTGACGTCGGAGACCTTGTCACCGGCCTTCTCCACCAGGTGCTCCAACTGGGCACCGAGATACTTGACGAGCTCTTCCCGTAGCCGGTCGACGCCCGACACGTCGGGCGACTTCTCTTCCGTGCCAGCCATGGCTCACCTCCGTCGGGTGCGCGTCGACGGCTTGGCGGTCGTGCTCTTGCCCGCGGCGGTCTTCTTCGCAGGTGCCTTCTTCGCCGGTGCGGCCGTCTTCTTGCCTGCAGGCTTCGCGGCTGCGGTCTTGGAGGCCGAGGAGCGGCCCGCCGACCGTTTCGTCGGTGAGGTGGTTTTCGCCGGGGCCTTCTTCGCTGCCGGGGCCGCCTTCTTCTCCGACGGTGCGGTCTTCTTGGCGGTCTTCTTCGCCGGGGCCTTGGAAGCGGACTTGGGCGCCGCACGGGAGGAACGCGGCTGCTCGCCACCCGAGGGCGCGGTGCGGCGCCGACGTGTCGGCCGCTCCTGGCGCGGCTCCTCTTCAGGTTCGGACTCCGCCTCCAGCTCGTCTTCCTCCTCCTCCCCGCCGGCCTCGTACTCCTCGTCCTCGTCCCCCTCCGGCTCGTACTCGGCCTCGTCGCCTTCCGTTTCCTCCTCGTCCTCCTCCGGCTCGTACTCGTCGTCGTACGACTCCTCCCCTTCCTCTTCCTCCTGCTCCTCCTGCTTCGGTTTGCCGACGCTCAGAGTGCGCTCCCGCAGGCTGTCCGCGATCTCACCGATGCGGCGGTTGGCGGCTGCGGCGACCGCCTTCTTGGTGGTCTCCATCAGCTCGCCCCGTACCTGTTCGTTCAGCTCGGCCACCTGGGGGACCTCGCTGAGCCTGCGCAGGCCCTCGGTGGCGAGCTGGCGCGGGTCCAGGCCGAACCGCCGGCCTGCCAGGTAGGTGGCGGCGGCGAATGCGAGGCGTCCCTTCTTCGTGCGCCCAAGCACGTATCCGCCCGCGACGGCGGCCGCCAGCGCGACCTTGGTGGTGTCCTTCATGAGGTCATCCCTTTCCGGCACTCGCCCCTTCCCGAGGATCGGTACAAGCGAAGGGGTCAGCCGCTGTTGTCCTGCGCGAGGCCGCCGGACTTCCTCTGCGTCAGCCGCGC
Protein-coding regions in this window:
- a CDS encoding helix-turn-helix transcriptional regulator, which gives rise to MDGHTSQPRMNWTFLTNHARVLAAIARDPGIRLRDIAAHCELTERAVQAIVTDLENSDYLAHTRTGRRNSYRINPDHRLRHPADGHLSVADLLALMASTKDRPDP
- a CDS encoding DUF3618 domain-containing protein, with protein sequence MRETIEHAREHLGQTMEEVAAKADLKGQVQAKTAHIKEHLHDTAADAAAQAREKAAHVAHTGQAAASQTKDHLTQTTAALAQKVQDRTPEPVRDAAVRTGRVARKPLPWAVAAAAVCVLALVVYQRRTGRQR
- a CDS encoding histone protein, with the protein product MKDTTKVALAAAVAGGYVLGRTKKGRLAFAAATYLAGRRFGLDPRQLATEGLRRLSEVPQVAELNEQVRGELMETTKKAVAAAANRRIGEIADSLRERTLSVGKPKQEEQEEEEGEESYDDEYEPEEDEEETEGDEAEYEPEGDEDEEYEAGGEEEEDELEAESEPEEEPRQERPTRRRRTAPSGGEQPRSSRAAPKSASKAPAKKTAKKTAPSEKKAAPAAKKAPAKTTSPTKRSAGRSSASKTAAAKPAGKKTAAPAKKAPAKKTAAGKSTTAKPSTRTRRR